From the genome of Alkalibaculum bacchi:
ACTAACTGCATCCAAACAATTAATGATGTGAAGAATCGCCAATAGTTTGGTATACAATTCTAAACTTATCAATGTAAGTGTATTCTAAACTGATGATTCTGATAAATTTTATTGAACAACCAATTTATATACAACTTATTAAAATTAGGAGTTACCATAGTGTAACTCTTTTTTCAGGCCTTAAAGGAGGTGTTTTTCATGGCAACAACCCGTTTGATTTCTATGCATCGAAACAAAGGAAAGTCTATTGCCAGCTGTCTTGCAGCCCGTACAAACTATGCAATAAACCCTGACAAAACTAATGATGGTGAATACATCAGCTCTTATGAATGTGACCCTAAAACAGTCCAAGGAGAGTTTTTATTATCCAAAAGAATATACTCCAATATTACAGGGAGAGAACAAGCAAATGATGTAATAGCTTATCAGATAAGGCAGTCCTTTAAGCCGGGAGAAGTTACACCAGAGCTTGCTAATAGAATTGGTTATGAATTAGGTATGAAATTTACTAAAGGCAACCATGCTTTTATTGTAGCTACTCACGTAGACAAGTCCCATATTCACAATCACATGATATATAATTCTATTTCTTTAGACTGTACAAAAAAGTTTAGGGATTTCTTAGGCTCAGGTAAAGCTGTACGAAAGATATCTGACCGTCTTTGCCTTGAAAATGGACTGTCTATTATAGAAAATCCAAAGCGTGGGAAAAACCATTATGGTAAGTGGCTCGGGGATAAAAAGCCTATTACTCATTCGGAAAAACTGCGAAACACTATAGATAAAATACTTTCAAAAACGCCTATAGATTTTGATACGTTCTTATTGCAAATGGAACAGGCAGGTTACTCTATTAAGCATGGAAAATATCTTTCTTTTAAAAATAAAGACCAAAAGAAATTTATCCGTTTACGTTCTCTTGGAGAAGGTTATACAGAGGAAGAAATCAAGGCTATAATTTGTGGAGAAAAGCCTATCGTTGATAGGAAAAAAGCAAAGGAAAATTCACAATCTCATGTCAATCTCTTGATAGATATACAGGCAAAATTACAAGCAGGAAAAGGTGGTGGCTACGAACGGTGGGCAAAGATTTTCAACCTGAAACAGATGGCACAGACTATCAATTTTTTAACGGAAAATAATCTACTCGCCTATGTAGATTTAGAAAAAAAGGCACAGGTTGCTACCGATAATTTCAATCAATTATCGACCCAAATTAAAGAAACAGAAAAGCGTATGACAGAGATAGGAAAGTTAAAAACTCATATCATCAACTATTCAAAAACTCGTGATATTTATACCGCTTATCGTAAGGCAGGATACTCTAAGAAATTCTATGAAGAACATACTGCGGATTTACTTTTACACAAAGCTGCAAAGGCTGCTTTTGATAAATTAGAGGGTAAGAAATTACCCACGGTAAAGGCTCTACAAACGGAATATTCTGGACTACTTTCTGAAAAGAAAAAGGCTTATGCAAAGTACCATTCTATAAAAAAAGAAATGAAAAATATACTGACTGCAAAGGCAAATGTTGAACGTCTTTTAGGTGAGAATATACCAGAGAAGGAAAAAGAAAAACACAAGGAAGAAAGGTAATTTTATCTATGATTTTTCAGCTCCCAAAGGGAGCGTAGCCACACAATTTATTGTGTGTTCAATGGGGATTGGGGATACTCCCCAACAAGCAGATTTGGCAGAAATTCCATAAGGGAATTTTATGCAAAATCGCAAGGTGTGTACCACCTTGCCCTGCTTGCCACAATTATTTCCAAATAGAACACAAAGGAAAAAGAACGGTTAATTTTCCGTTCTTTCGTCTGATTTGGCTTCTTTTATTCCTTTTGCAGTAGCAGTGATAATAACTAAATCTTTGCCGTCCATTTCATCAAGCAGACTATCAAGTTGCCTACGTTGTGATGATTTGTTTGCTTCTTTATCTGGAAAAAAGAATTGGTCTACCGATACATCCAAAATGGTGACAAGTTCATAAAAAATTTGTAAGCTTGGATGTTGCCCACTATTCTCAATAGATGCAATATATCGAGGTGCGATGTTCATTTTATCCGCTAATTGATTTCTTGACATTTCCTTCGAATTTCTTGCATCCTTTATTGCTTGACCTAAAGCTTTAAAATCGTACTTCTCGACTTTTCGTTTCATGATTTATTTCACCCTACTACATTTTACTGTTCATCTTTTTCATTGGATATGAGTACATATATCATATAGGTGATTAAAATAAGTCATATGTCTTTCTTGTAATTATTAGTTTAGTGGTTTAGTATTTTACAGCGATGGATACTCATACAATTATCGCAGTTTGATTTAGTGCTAGAAAAAAACGAGAATAATTAGAAAATTGTAGACAAAAGATTAGAATTACAAACGTATATATTTCAAAATAAAATGAGTAAAAAAAATAAAATGAGTAAAAAAACCTTGACCGAATTGGTTTATCGTGTTATCATACATATAAACCAATTCGGTTTATTAAATTTCAATGAGGAGGAAACTACTTGGAAAATTTTTTGAATTTACCTATGGAAAAGCAAAATTTAATTATTGATGCCGCATTAAAAACATTTGCAAAGCATGGATATAAAAAAACATCTATAAGTGATATAGCCAGTACTGCAGTAATTTCCAAAGCTATGGTATTCCATTATTTTGGAACAAAGAAAGAGCTATACCTATACTTGGTAAATACCTGTGTCGACAGTATTAGCACTGAAGTTGTCGAAAAATTTGATGACAGTATTACAGATTTATTTGATAGGATTTTGCATACTAACAAGCTTGAGCTTACTTTGATGGAAAAACATCCTAATATTCCTTCGTTTATTCAGAGTGCATATTTTGAAAATGATGATGAAGTTAAGGAAGAGATAAGAACTATTTTTTGCAAAGATGATGGCAAAACTATCGGAAAAAAAATAACTTTTGATGGCGCAGATTTTTCAAAATTTAAAGATGATATTGACCCAAAGCTTGTCATGAACATGATTGACTGGATTGCTGAGGGATACATGAGCAAAATTTCAGACGTGGAAGAGACTGATTATGATGAATTATATAGAGTGTTTGAAGAATGTCTGCAACTCTTTAAAAGGAATTTTTATAAGTGATTATAAAAAAAGAATGTTGAAAGGGGAAATATTATTATGACAAAAAATGTAATTGAAATCCAGAATCTCACAAAGCAATATGGCAAGCATAGAGGGATTGATAATGTTAGTTTTTCTGTTAAGGAAGGGGAAATTTTTGGTTTCATTGGTCCAAACGGCGCAGGGAAATCTACTACCATTCGTACTTTATTAGCTTTGATTCATCCAACATCAGGAAGTGCCACTATTTTCGGAAAGGATTGTATCAAGGAAGCCCCTGTTATTGCGCAGGATATAGGCTACCTGCCCTCTGAAACTTTTTTCTATGAAAATATGAAGGTGCGGGATTTGCTGAGCTATGCGGCGACATTATACAAAAAAGACTGTTCAAAGAGGATTGAGGAATTAACTTTTCGCCTTAACCTTGATGTCACCCGAAAAATCCGTGACTTATCGTTTGGAAATAAAAAGAAAGTAGGGATTGTTGCAGGGTTACTCCACTCGCCAAAGCTCTTGATGTTAGATGAACCGACAAGCGGTCTTGACCCTTTGATGCAACAGACATTCTTTGATATTCTACGCGAGGAAAATCAAAAGGGAGTAACCATATTGTTTTCTTCCCACATTTTGAGTGAAGTTCAAAAAATGTGTAATAGAATTGCAATTCTCAAAGATGGGAAAGTAATTAGTCTTGAGAACATTGAAACTATGCGCTCCAATGCCTACAAAAAAATAATTCTTCATATGACTGAAACAACTGAACTTCAGACGCTTGATATGGAGGGAGTGAGCAATTTTGAACAAAATGGGGCGCAAGTCAACTTTTTATTCAAAGGCGATGTAAACATTCTTCTTGACAGTCTCCGACAACATCAGATGCTTGACATTCTGATAGAAGAACCGTCACTCGAAGAGATATTCATGCACTACTACAAATAACGGGAGGTGAATTTTATGTGTGTGTTTCGATTTGAATTAAAGCAATACAAAACCTCAATTATAATATGGGCGTTGGTCTTATCGTTGGCGATTATGTTTATTCTTCCAATGTTCAGCGGAATTATGACGGAAGATAAATCGTCAGTCGTGAGTTCGCTTCAAGACAATCCTATGATGGATGCAATGGGGATTAGTGCGGAAAACTTTTTCAGCCCACTCGGAGTGTACGCTTTTTTGAGCAGCTTCCTAATGCTCGCCGCCAGTATTCATGCTATCAATCTCGGT
Proteins encoded in this window:
- a CDS encoding relaxase/mobilization nuclease domain-containing protein — translated: MATTRLISMHRNKGKSIASCLAARTNYAINPDKTNDGEYISSYECDPKTVQGEFLLSKRIYSNITGREQANDVIAYQIRQSFKPGEVTPELANRIGYELGMKFTKGNHAFIVATHVDKSHIHNHMIYNSISLDCTKKFRDFLGSGKAVRKISDRLCLENGLSIIENPKRGKNHYGKWLGDKKPITHSEKLRNTIDKILSKTPIDFDTFLLQMEQAGYSIKHGKYLSFKNKDQKKFIRLRSLGEGYTEEEIKAIICGEKPIVDRKKAKENSQSHVNLLIDIQAKLQAGKGGGYERWAKIFNLKQMAQTINFLTENNLLAYVDLEKKAQVATDNFNQLSTQIKETEKRMTEIGKLKTHIINYSKTRDIYTAYRKAGYSKKFYEEHTADLLLHKAAKAAFDKLEGKKLPTVKALQTEYSGLLSEKKKAYAKYHSIKKEMKNILTAKANVERLLGENIPEKEKEKHKEER
- a CDS encoding helix-turn-helix transcriptional regulator, whose product is MKRKVEKYDFKALGQAIKDARNSKEMSRNQLADKMNIAPRYIASIENSGQHPSLQIFYELVTILDVSVDQFFFPDKEANKSSQRRQLDSLLDEMDGKDLVIITATAKGIKEAKSDERTEN
- a CDS encoding TetR/AcrR family transcriptional regulator; amino-acid sequence: MENFLNLPMEKQNLIIDAALKTFAKHGYKKTSISDIASTAVISKAMVFHYFGTKKELYLYLVNTCVDSISTEVVEKFDDSITDLFDRILHTNKLELTLMEKHPNIPSFIQSAYFENDDEVKEEIRTIFCKDDGKTIGKKITFDGADFSKFKDDIDPKLVMNMIDWIAEGYMSKISDVEETDYDELYRVFEECLQLFKRNFYK
- a CDS encoding ABC transporter ATP-binding protein; protein product: MTKNVIEIQNLTKQYGKHRGIDNVSFSVKEGEIFGFIGPNGAGKSTTIRTLLALIHPTSGSATIFGKDCIKEAPVIAQDIGYLPSETFFYENMKVRDLLSYAATLYKKDCSKRIEELTFRLNLDVTRKIRDLSFGNKKKVGIVAGLLHSPKLLMLDEPTSGLDPLMQQTFFDILREENQKGVTILFSSHILSEVQKMCNRIAILKDGKVISLENIETMRSNAYKKIILHMTETTELQTLDMEGVSNFEQNGAQVNFLFKGDVNILLDSLRQHQMLDILIEEPSLEEIFMHYYK